CTAGTTTCTAGTTATACTGTGAAAATAATTTACTACGTATGCCTTGCTTAGActaaaattacatgaagtagtgaaaTGATTGAACCTAGGGAATTATTATGCGCTCTATAGGTTCATAGGTATACACGAGATACCATGATATTATATTTACAGCTGTGATTATTACTATGTTGATTAGAGTTATCGAATCTTTATGGCACGATTTTATTTATGTCATCTGCTCATCATTgatgcaccccggtgttagtactccgCCTAGGGCCAGAGCTAGtctttcatgtgtatgttcacatccacACCATTTGCTTGCCTTGGATCTAAGTTAGGTGCTAGTCATGTCGTCCATATTGCATTAGGCAATTCCGACTCGTATGTGACTGCACTTCAGCGCCAGCCTTCATGTGTTTGTAGTAGTAGAGCGCATTTATTACACTCAGTCTTATCGTAcatgttgcattaggcaactctgactcgtgtgtcagcatgtgtcgatgagcaTTTGTTATTTTATGTTTACATATTACGAGCTTATGTGATATTGGTCACCTTGTGCTTAATTGCTATAACTGTGCCTTATTGATTTCGCGAGACTTtgcaggctacggtaagtatttcTTACTATATGTAGTacgtatattttggaaattatACTTGATTTTACGGCGatgggttataatgtttttgaaaaggtttttacaaaacgTTATTTTCTAatccactcaactttgtttttcgcccctccaggtttagtGGTTGTGCTTATGTGTAAACGAGGATTCTGTCAAATCTTAGGGGATGGTTATCTTCAGTGGTATAACCCTCGCCCTAATTACTGTATTGTTCTTATGCTCTgccatcacgtgtgaaatgggttcaatcCCGCTTACCCGCGCACTCTTTTAATTAGGCAATTGtaggttttaaatttatttgtatttttccactacactacactttatgacttcgtcacctttcaggtgtcagtcaacacaactcgattcagagtccaagtggacattccgagtcggggtgtgtcagtaagTTTTTCCTTACATGACATTATATTCTTAAATTAAGGTGTCATGTGACGGTAAATCTGTGTCATATAAGTTGCTATTCGATCGCAAATCATTATGCTTTGGGTCCACCAGTAATGTTCCTATTACTTTTGAGAGATGAAAAGGATTGAAGcccttttttttatctttgaaTTTTGGAATGAGAGATCCTAAATATATTGGTCTTTTCTTTGGGCTTACTTGAACTTTGAGGGAGTATTGCTAAATAGAGTCCAATAATCTATTTGATTAATGTGTACTCTGGAAAGAAAAACGTTAGGGTTGAGTTTAGGAGAAATTCTTGAGTGCGGATGACCGAAACACATAGTTGTTCATTTACATACACAAAGCACCCTAATTTGGTCTCACCCATTCTCTCCTTTGACTCCTTGTGTATGATAGTCATTATACATATGTTTGGATGAAAGATTTACTCGTCACGTGATTGAGGGGTCGAATGACATTGGACAATAGCATGTGTCTACAAATCTAACAAAATGAGATCAAATCAAGAACATATATATGTGTCCGTATTTCAGATGTACCAATTTAAGTGACCATCTTACTAAAATAAGCAAAgttagaaagattaaaattaaaacttcCATGAGATAACGAAATAGTACTTACAAAACCCCACGTGTTTCATGCTTGATAGTAAAAAGTAAAAGCAACTTCAACTACCACCACGTACCACGAAACATACCGCGGAGCTTCTCACGGTCGTTTCAAGTCTCAAGCTTTCGAATTCGAACTCAGAAAACCTAATTTCTCTCCATCTCCGCCTGCAATTGTCGGCGTCGAAGCCCATCGAGCTCTATCCACCTGGCCAATCAGATCCGGCCACCTCAGCAATGCTCTGTTCGGTGCCGGCCACCAAGTCCGGTTCGAACTGGCTGAACCGGCTCCGGTCCAACAAGGGATTCCCGACCGCCGACAATTCCGACCTCGACCACTTCCTTACCCGAAACGCAAGCTCTCTCTGTGAATTCCCGGCTCCCAATGTCGTCTCATCGTCCACGGATTCGACTCGGCCGGATTCGGACCGTGTCGGGAATCGCTCCGAATCCTTGTGTCCGAATGGCGATGACCAGGGAGGGGAAATCATCGGAATGATGAGCAACGTTCTGTCGGAGCTATTTTTCATGGGCGGCGCCGACGAAAGTTCCAGACTTTCTGGGAAAAAGATTCCTAGAAAGCAAGCAAACCCCAGAGTCTGTGTCGGTTCCACGACCAACTCTAACGGCGACGCCACCGCCACTGCGAATGAAGCGGAGGAGAAGAGCTCGGAAAGTGAAGGAAATATCGAAAATGCCCTCGACAAGGTGGCGTCGGATAACAACAGCTtggtggggaagaagaagaagaaggaactaGGAGGGAATGTGGGTGGTGGGCAATGTGAgggggaggaggatgaggaggaggaagagaaggggGAGATGAAAGGGTATTCGAGGAGCGAAGTGACGGTGATTGATACGAGCTGCGGGGTTTGGAAGACGGAGAAGTTGGTGTTTAGGAGGAAGAATGTGTGGAAAGTTAGGGAGAAGAAGGTCAAAGGGAGGAGCTTTGGGAGACATAAGAGGAAAGTGGTTGTTGAGGAACACGTTGCTGATGACATTGACAAGAAGAAAGCTAAGGTTTCGGTTTCCGCGTTGGATGTTGAAGCTGGTGGGGATGAATGTATAGCTCTCAACTCCATTCAAGTAAGATACAAAGATTCTGTCTTGATTAATTTGCTAATTTGGTATCATATTTCCTTCTTGATTGTGCTTAATCATTGCGAGTTTTGTTTATCTACGAATGCGAATATTGGATTACCAATTATTGCATGTGTTGATTTGTTTGGTATGGAAATGAAGTGGTTGTGTGGATGGCGCTAGCATTTTCGCTGCGATTCTTCGATTGCTTAATGCTGTTTTTGTTACAAAAAATGATGTATTCTTGGCTGCAATATCTTCGTTGGTTCTTTCCAATGCAACATGTGATGTCATCTCTATTCTCTAGTGAGTGTGATAGTCCGTATCTATAGCTTGTGATTGCATGTGTTTTTCTGTTTCGATTTTAGGATTTAGTATGATCATTGCCTTCTCTTCGTCTGCATATACTGTG
This region of Malus domestica chromosome 07, GDT2T_hap1 genomic DNA includes:
- the LOC103439946 gene encoding uncharacterized protein, whose protein sequence is MLCSVPATKSGSNWLNRLRSNKGFPTADNSDLDHFLTRNASSLCEFPAPNVVSSSTDSTRPDSDRVGNRSESLCPNGDDQGGEIIGMMSNVLSELFFMGGADESSRLSGKKIPRKQANPRVCVGSTTNSNGDATATANEAEEKSSESEGNIENALDKVASDNNSLVGKKKKKELGGNVGGGQCEGEEDEEEEEKGEMKGYSRSEVTVIDTSCGVWKTEKLVFRRKNVWKVREKKVKGRSFGRHKRKVVVEEHVADDIDKKKAKVSVSALDVEAGGDECIALNSIQVQKPQNDTLDNLNDRGEEFGKHLPENKTKDTRKGFSLNRSPRNLKKGGSSVILIKGLPTDNKNGGKLHKKTLKDSQKQCKA